Proteins from one Telopea speciosissima isolate NSW1024214 ecotype Mountain lineage chromosome 1, Tspe_v1, whole genome shotgun sequence genomic window:
- the LOC122670672 gene encoding terpene synthase 10-like gives MALQLHALNPPSSVSMIPTRYVILRAPCNIRSNWQIRCVANASIQSQAEDIINKPSVVYQPTIWDYDFVESLRSGYVEDTFRSRAKEITEDVRVMLNKEVEPLAQLKLIDVLQRLGLGHFFDKEIDRTLQAIYNDSNTDKWIKDDLYATALHFRLLRQNGYLLSQDVFSGFLDEKGKFQESLCDDTMGMLSLYEASYLGAEGESILDDARDFTKRHLEDIKDYKDSNLETQVKHSLEVPLHWRMLRPETRWYIDAYQGQEDMNPIILELAKLDFNMVQAVHQRDLRHASRWWRNLGLAAKLSFARDRLVESFLWSMGVTYEPQYERCRNWLTKVMNFVLIIDDIYDVYGSLEELELFTDAVERWDMAAMKKLPDYMKMSFLALFNTTNEMAYDILKEQGWDILPYLTKTWADFIKAMFVEAKWYQTRTTPSTEEYLKNGWVSSSGTVFLVHAFFATGQEINEEVLEFLDNNPDLIFGPSMIFRLSNDLATSSAELERGDVSSSIHCYMYEHKVSEQVAREHIRARIMETWKLMNKSITNSPFSSQFVHFCLNLARTSLCVYQYGDGLGAESSKSKDHVLSLIVKPIAIGSPLTTHSKHVDDGLLSVS, from the exons ATGGCTCTTCAACTTCATGCTTTGAACCCTCCCTCCTCTGTTTCAATGATACCTACCCGATATGTCATACTGAGAGCTCCATGCAACATCCGATCCAATTGGCAGATCAGATGTGTTGCTAATGCTAGCATCCAATCTCAAGCAGAAGACATTATTAATAAGCCATCAGTAGTCTATCAACCTACCATTTGGGATTATGATTTCGTCGAATCATTACGTAGTGGTTATGTG GAAGACACATTCAGATCAAGAGCAAAGGAAATTACAGAAGATGTCAGGGTTATGCTCAACAAGGAGGTTGAACCATTGGCTCAGCTTAAGCTGATCGATGTCTTGCAAAGGCTTGGTTTGGGACACTTCTTCGATAAAGAGATAGATCGAACCTTGCAAGCAATATACAATGACAGCAATACTGATAAGTGGATTAAGGATGATTTATATGCTACTGCTCTCCATTTTAGGCTTCTTAGGCAAAATGGATATCTGCTCTCCCAAG ATGTGTTTAGTGGATTCTTggatgaaaaaggaaaattccAAGAGTCCCTCTGTGATGACACTATGGGAATGCTGAGCTTGTATGAAGCTTCATACTTAGGTGCAGAAGGTGAAAGCATCTTGGATGATGCCAGAGACTTTACTAAAAGACATCTTGAAGACATAAAGGACTACAAAGACTCAAATCTTGAGACCCAAGTGAAGCATTCTTTGGAAGTTCCCTTGCATTGGAGGATGCTTAGGCCAGAGACAAGGTGGTATATTGATGCTTACCAAGGACAAGAGGATATGAATCCTATCATTCTTGAATTGGCTAAGCTGGACTTCAACATGGTGCAAGCAGTGCATCAGAGAGATCTCAGACATGCATCAAG GTGGTGGCGAAATCTCGGTTTAGCAGCGAAATTGAGCTTTGCAAGGGACCGGCTGGTGGAGAGTTTCTTGTGGAGTATGGGGGTTACCTATGAGCCTCAGTATGAGCGCTGCAGAAACTGGCTTACAAAAGTCATGAATTTTGTTCTAATAATAGATGACATTTATGATGTCTATGGCTCTCTTGAGGAACTCGAGCTCTTCACTGATGCAGTTGAGAG ATGGGATATGGCAGCAATGAAAAAACTTCCAGACTACATGAAGATGTCTTTCTTAGCTCTCTTCAACACCACTAATGAAATGGCCTATGACATTCTCAAAGAGCAGGGTTGGGATATCCTACCATACTTGACGAAAACG TGGGCAGATTTCATTAAGGCAATGTTTGTTGAGGCCAAGTGGTACCAAACCAGAACAACCCCATCAACTGAGGAGTACTTGAAGAATGGATGGGTTTCATCTTCTGGAACAGTATTTCTTGTCCATGCATTTTTTGCAACAGGGCAAGAGATTAATGAGGAAGTACTTGAATTCCTTGACAACAACCCAGATCTAATATTTGGCCCTTCCATGATCTTTCGGCTTTCCAATGATCTCGCCACTTCATCG GCCGAGCTAGAGAGAGGTGATGTTTCATCATCGATTCATTGTTACATGTATGAGCATAAAGTTTCTGAGCAGGTAGCCCGTGAACACATTAGAGCCAGGATTATGGAGACATGGAAATTGATGAACAAATCTATCACCAATTCTCCATTCTCCAGCCAATTTGTCCATTTCTGTCTAAATCTTGCCCGAACATCACTTTGTGTATACCAATATGGAGATGGACTTGGTGCCGAGAGCAGCAAAAGCAAGGACCATGTGTTGTCCTTGATAGTCAAACCTATTGCAATTGGGAGCCCTTTAACTACTCACTCAAAGCATGTTGACGATGGTTTACTTTCAGTTTCATAA